A DNA window from Vigna unguiculata cultivar IT97K-499-35 chromosome 10, ASM411807v1, whole genome shotgun sequence contains the following coding sequences:
- the LOC114167212 gene encoding G-type lectin S-receptor-like serine/threonine-protein kinase SD2-2: protein MFLFFLLFILVLHTSSSAATIILQGNATLQSPNNTFQLGFFNFFPGPGPGPPKFYLAIRRTSLPSPNTIWVANRLNPSPSQAASSLQLTPTGQLLLTHFNTTLWTAAAAAATTTTNLTLKLLDSGNLVLLTSDGVVSWQSFDSPSDTWLPGMNLTRFNSLTSWRTETDPSPGLYTLRLKPSFYGEFELVFNDTVSYWSTGNWSNGRFLNIPEMTVPYLYAFHFAAPFSPAAAFGFSERAIETSFRPPTMFRLEPFGQVKQYSWNSQSGSWQKFWFKPENVCQVRGLCGGFGVCTGETSKLCECVSGFEPLDGHGWGSGDYSQGCHRVGAGCDGGDGFEDIGAVRFGFGNVSLDKGKARSFCERECLRDCGCVGLSFDEQSMLCRKFYGSLSDFQNVTDDGESEVLHVRVPRGGSGRKGFDWKVLSGVVIGSVAVLGVVVVTLLVMVKKRVGGKKLEEEDEDGFVGVLNLRVFSYKELQLATRGFSEKIGHGGFGTVFQGELSDGSVVAVKRLERPGSGEKEFRAEVSTIGNIQHVNLVRLRGFCSENSHRLLVYEYMQNGALSVYLRKEGPSLSWDVRFRVAVGTAKGIAYLHEECRCCIIHCDIKPENILLDGDFTAKVSDFGLAKLIGRDFSRVLATMRGTWGYVAPEWISGVAITTKADVYSYGMTMLELIGGRRNVEALPSAGGGESGGESGGKWFFPPWAAQQIIEGNFGEVVDKRLGNVYNVEEARRVGLVAVWCIQDDEAMRPTMGMVVKMLEGLVEVSVPPPPKLLQALVTGDSFHGVKGNSGNGVSTGGSLSDGNLQVSTADSESYTGNVFSPLDVNTNVSVR from the coding sequence ATGTTCCTCTTTTTCCTTCTCTTCATTCTCGTTCTCCACACTTCCTCCTCCGCCGCCACCATCATTCTCCAAGGCAACGCCACTCTGCAAAGCCCCAACAACACTTTCCAACTTGGCTTCTTCAATTTCTTCCCAGGCCCGGGCCCAGGCCCGCCGAAATTCTACCTCGCCATCCGCCGCACCTCTTTGCCCAGCCCAAACACCATCTGGGTCGCCAACCGCCTCAACCCCTCCCCCTCCCAAGCCGCTTCATCCCTTCAACTCACCCCAACCGGTCAGTTACTCCTAACCCACTTCAACACCACTCTCTGgaccgccgccgccgccgccgccaccaccaccaccaacctCACCCTCAAGCTTCTCGATTCCGGAAACCTCGTCCTCCTCACTTCCGACGGCGTCGTTTCATGGCAGAGCTTCGATTCCCCCTCGGACACGTGGCTCCCCGGCATGAACCTCACGCGCTTCAACTCGCTCACCTCTTGGCGCACGGAAACGGACCCTTCCCCGGGGCTTTACACCCTGCGGTTGAAACCATCCTTCTACGGCGAGTTCGAGCTCGTCTTCAACGACACCGTTTCGTACTGGTCCACCGGGAACTGGAGCAATGGGAGATTCCTCAACATCCCCGAGATGACGGTCCCCTACCTCTACGCCTTCCATTTCGCCGCACCGTTCTCCCCCGCCGCGGCCTTCGGTTTCTCCGAACGCGCCATCGAGACGAGCTTCCGACCGCCGACGATGTTCCGCCTGGAGCCCTTCGGGCAGGTCAAGCAGTACTCGTGGAACAGCCAGTCGGGGTCCTGGCAGAAGTTTTGGTTCAAGCCGGAGAATGTGTGCCAGGTTCGGGGACTCTGCGGCGGGTTCGGGGTTTGCACTGGGGAGACATCAAAACTGTGTGAGTGTGTGAGCGGGTTTGAGCCATTGGATGGTCATGGGTGGGGTTCTGGCGATTACTCTCAAGGTTGTCACCGTGTGGGCGCGGGGTGTGATGGGGGTGATGGGTTTGAAGATATCGGTGCTGTGAGGTTTGGATTCGGGAATGTGAGTCTGGATAAGGGGAAAGCTAGAAGCTTTTGCGAGCGCGAGTGTCTGCGCGATTGTGGGTGCGTTGGGTTGAGTTTCGACGAACAGAGTATGTTATGCAGAAAATTTTATGGGTCACTTTCGGATTTTCAGAATGTAACCGACGATGGTGAGAGTGAGGTTTTGCATGTTAGGGTTCCGAGAGGGGGATCTGGGAGGAAGGGGTTTGATTGGAAGGTTTTGAGTGGGGTTGTGATTGGGTCGGTTGCGGTTCtgggggtggtggtggtgacatTGTTGGTGATGGTGAAAAAGAGGGTTGGGGGGAAGAAATTGGAAGAGGAGGATGAAGATGGGTTTGTGGGTGTGTTGAATTTGCGCGTGTTTTCTTACAAGGAACTTCAGTTAGCGACACGGGGCTTTTCAGAGAAGATCGGGCACGGAGGGTTCGGAACCGTGTTTCAGGGGGAGTTGAGCGATGGTTCAGTTGTGGCGGTGAAGAGATTGGAGAGGCCAGGGAGTGGGGAGAAGGAGTTCAGAGCTGAGGTCTCCACAATCGGGAACATTCAACACGTGAATCTTGTGAGACTCAGAGGGTTCTGCTCTGAGAATTCTCACCGGCTTCTGGTTTATGAGTATATGCAGAACGGTGCTCTCAGTGTTTATCTGAGGAAGGAAGGGCCTAGTCTGAGTTGGGATGTCAGGTTCAGAGTGGCCGTTGGCACTGCTAAGGGAATTGCTTATTTACACGAGGAATGTAGATGTTGCATCATACATTGTGATATCAAGCCAGAGAACATTCTTCTGGATGGTGATTTCACTGCGAAGGTTTCTGATTTTGGGTTAGCGAAGCTGATTGGGAGGGACTTCAGTAGGGTGTTGGCGACTATGAGGGGAACGTGGGGGTATGTTGCACCGGAGTGGATTTCCGGTGTGGCAATTACAACCAAGGCAGATGTTTACAGCTACGGAATGACAATGCTGGAGCTGATCGGCGGTCGGAGGAACGTGGAGGCGCTGCCGTCTGCGGGGGGTGGAGAGAGTGGTGGTGAAAGTGGGGGGAAGTGGTTCTTCCCGCCGTGGGCCGCGCAGCAGATAATAGAGGGAAATTTTGGTGAAGTGGTTGATAAGAGACTTGGTAATGTGTATAACGTTGAGGAGGCTAGAAGGGTTGGTTTGGTTGCAGTTTGGTGCATTCAAGATGATGAAGCAATGAGGCCTACGATGGGTATGGTGGTGAAGATGTTGGAGGGGTTGGTGGAGGTGAGTGTTCCTCCACCACCAAAGTTGCTTCAAGCGCTGGTTACTGGGGATTCGTTTCATGGGGTGAAGGGTAATTCAGGCAATGGTGTTTCTACTGGTGGAAGCTTATCAGATGGTAACTTACAAGTTTCAACTGCTGATTCTGAATCATACACAGGGAATGTTTTTTCTCCATTAGATGTGAATACCAATGTCAGTGTTCGATAA